In Geopsychrobacter electrodiphilus DSM 16401, a single window of DNA contains:
- a CDS encoding helix-turn-helix domain-containing protein: protein MEFNIGKKIKYLRKERKLTLQDVATETGFSPALISQIENNNVSPPIATLSKIARFFDVKMSFFFEEGEAIAKYEIVHKTDRRIVSRVISKDGTGHGYTYETLSYRKSNKKMEPFLLTVSERATEETLYNHEGEEFLLILKGEAELLLDDERFELKEGDAAYFDSSVKHRLLSKGEGTVEVLAVVTR, encoded by the coding sequence ATGGAATTCAATATTGGTAAAAAGATCAAGTATCTCCGCAAGGAGCGTAAACTGACCTTGCAGGATGTCGCTACAGAAACCGGCTTCTCTCCGGCACTGATCTCACAAATCGAGAACAATAATGTCTCTCCGCCAATCGCGACCCTGTCTAAAATTGCGCGCTTCTTCGATGTCAAGATGAGCTTCTTTTTCGAAGAAGGTGAAGCGATAGCAAAATACGAAATTGTCCATAAGACGGATCGGCGCATTGTCAGTCGGGTCATCTCGAAAGATGGCACCGGGCACGGATACACTTACGAAACCCTTTCATACCGCAAAAGCAACAAGAAGATGGAACCTTTTCTGTTAACCGTCTCAGAGCGCGCAACCGAAGAAACGCTCTACAACCACGAAGGGGAAGAATTCCTGCTGATCCTGAAAGGCGAAGCCGAACTCCTGCTCGACGATGAACGTTTTGAACTTAAAGAAGGCGATGCAGCCTACTTCGATTCATCGGTCAAGCACCGCCTCCTCTCCAAAGGAGAAGGCACAGTCGAAGTTCTGGCTGTTGTCACCCGCTGA
- the scpA gene encoding methylmalonyl-CoA mutase → MSSFEKKNLSDWETLAKKERKTDDLTSFKWETPEGISVKPLYTAADTAGLDTADTLPGMAPFVRGPMATMYAGRPWTVRQYAGFSTAEESNAFYKRNLAGGQQGLSVAFDLATHRGYDSDHPRVEGDVGKAGVAIDSVEDMKILFSDIPLDKVSVSMTMNGAVLPIMANYIVAAEEQGVSEDKLAGTIQNDILKEFMVRNTYIYPPAPSMRIIGDIIEYTSQRMPKFNSISISGYHIQEAGANNALELAFTLADGVEYVRSAVAKGLDVDSFAPRLSFFFAIGMNFFMEASKLRAARYLWAKLMKEFNPKNPKSSMLRTHCQTSGWSLTEQDPYNNVIRTTIEAMAAVLGGTQSLHTNALDEAIALPTDHSARIARNTQLVIQEESGICNVVDPLGGSYYVESLTKGLIDEAQKILDEIEGLGGMTKAIETGMPKLRIEESAAKKQAAIDSGRDVIVGVNKYKLAKEDPIEVLDVDNAAVREGQIARLKKMRATRDEAACQQALADITTACENGSGNLLDLSVKAARLRASIGEISDAMEKTFGRHRAEIKLVSGAYASVVESDSDFNELKQRIDAFAEKDGRRPRILIAKMGQDGHDRGAKVVATAYADAGFDVDMGPLFQTPEEAAKMAVENDVHVVGVSSLAAGHKTLVPQLVAELKKLGADDIVVVCGGVIPRQDYTELYAAGAAKIFGPGTPITVSAGQTLDAIEGK, encoded by the coding sequence ATGAGCAGTTTCGAGAAAAAAAACCTGTCAGACTGGGAAACCCTGGCCAAAAAAGAGCGAAAAACCGACGACCTCACCAGCTTCAAATGGGAAACCCCGGAAGGGATTTCAGTTAAACCACTCTATACCGCAGCCGATACCGCGGGGCTGGACACCGCTGACACCCTGCCGGGGATGGCCCCCTTTGTCCGCGGACCGATGGCCACCATGTACGCCGGACGACCCTGGACCGTGCGCCAGTATGCCGGGTTCTCCACCGCAGAAGAGTCGAACGCCTTCTATAAGCGCAACCTCGCAGGTGGGCAGCAGGGACTTTCCGTTGCCTTCGATCTGGCCACCCATCGCGGCTACGATTCTGATCATCCGCGGGTTGAAGGGGATGTCGGCAAGGCCGGGGTGGCCATCGACTCGGTCGAGGATATGAAGATCCTCTTCAGCGACATCCCCCTCGATAAGGTTTCGGTCTCAATGACCATGAACGGCGCAGTGCTGCCGATCATGGCCAACTACATTGTCGCCGCTGAAGAGCAGGGGGTCAGTGAAGATAAACTGGCCGGCACCATCCAGAATGACATTCTTAAAGAATTTATGGTGCGCAACACTTACATCTATCCCCCCGCGCCTTCGATGCGTATCATCGGCGATATTATCGAGTACACCAGCCAGAGAATGCCGAAGTTCAACTCGATCTCAATCTCCGGCTATCATATCCAGGAGGCTGGCGCCAACAACGCGTTAGAGCTCGCCTTCACCCTTGCCGATGGTGTTGAATACGTGCGCAGCGCCGTCGCCAAAGGCCTGGATGTAGATTCCTTCGCCCCCCGGCTGTCATTCTTCTTCGCCATCGGTATGAACTTCTTCATGGAAGCCTCCAAGCTGCGCGCTGCGCGTTATCTCTGGGCCAAACTGATGAAAGAGTTCAATCCAAAGAATCCCAAATCGTCGATGCTGCGTACCCACTGCCAGACCAGCGGCTGGTCGCTGACCGAGCAAGACCCCTACAACAACGTCATCCGCACCACCATTGAGGCGATGGCTGCGGTTCTGGGAGGCACCCAGTCGTTGCACACCAACGCCCTCGATGAAGCGATCGCCCTGCCGACCGACCACAGTGCACGCATCGCCCGCAACACCCAACTGGTCATTCAGGAGGAGTCGGGAATCTGTAATGTCGTCGATCCCCTCGGCGGATCCTACTATGTCGAGAGCCTGACCAAGGGGCTGATCGATGAAGCACAGAAGATTCTGGATGAGATCGAAGGCCTCGGTGGCATGACCAAAGCAATCGAAACGGGGATGCCGAAACTGCGTATCGAGGAATCGGCGGCCAAGAAGCAGGCTGCCATCGATTCAGGCCGCGATGTCATCGTCGGGGTCAACAAGTACAAACTGGCCAAAGAAGACCCGATTGAGGTGCTTGATGTCGATAACGCTGCAGTTCGTGAGGGACAGATCGCCCGACTTAAAAAGATGCGCGCCACACGCGATGAAGCGGCATGCCAGCAGGCACTTGCCGACATCACGACAGCATGTGAGAATGGTAGCGGCAACCTGCTCGATCTCAGCGTTAAGGCTGCACGCCTGAGGGCTTCGATCGGCGAGATCTCCGACGCCATGGAAAAAACCTTCGGCCGCCATCGCGCCGAGATCAAACTTGTTTCAGGAGCCTACGCATCCGTGGTTGAAAGCGACAGCGATTTCAATGAACTCAAGCAGCGAATCGACGCCTTCGCCGAAAAAGATGGTCGTCGCCCGCGCATCCTGATTGCCAAAATGGGGCAGGATGGTCATGACCGCGGCGCCAAGGTCGTCGCCACCGCTTACGCCGACGCCGGCTTCGACGTCGACATGGGACCGTTGTTCCAGACCCCGGAAGAGGCTGCCAAGATGGCCGTCGAAAACGACGTCCACGTGGTCGGCGTTTCCAGCCTCGCAGCAGGGCACAAAACCCTGGTCCCGCAGCTAGTGGCAGAACTCAAAAAACTCGGAGCCGACGATATTGTCGTCGTCTGTGGCGGTGTTATTCCACGGCAGGATTACACTGAGCTGTATGCCGCCGGCGCCGCCAAAATTTTCGGTCCCGGCACCCCGATCACCGTCTCGGCTGGGCAGACATTGGATGCTATTGAAGGGAAGTAG
- the meaB gene encoding methylmalonyl Co-A mutase-associated GTPase MeaB: MPKIKQIAEGVRTGNIRALAKAITLIESRNPEHSRAATTLLDELLADSGKAIRVGISGVPGVGKSTLIEALGMMLIAQGHRIAILAVDPSSQISGGSILGDKTRMELLSREKNAFIRPSPSSGTLGGVARKTRETMLLCEAAGYDIIIVETVGVGQSEITVASMVDFFLLLQLSNAGDELQGIKKGVMEIADAILINKAEGENRPRAELARQQYENALHLLKPKSKNWQVPALMCSALHNQGIQEIWWTITNFTETLKQSGEFDEKRRLQAHDWMWTLVIDDLKDLFTRDTAVAALLPRLQAGVGQGTTTPSGAARRLIAAFRRNL, translated from the coding sequence TTGCCAAAAATCAAACAAATAGCCGAAGGCGTGCGCACCGGCAACATCCGCGCGCTGGCCAAAGCGATCACCCTGATCGAAAGTCGCAACCCCGAGCATTCGCGAGCTGCCACCACCCTGCTTGACGAGTTATTGGCCGATTCGGGCAAGGCAATCAGGGTCGGCATCAGCGGCGTCCCCGGCGTCGGTAAAAGCACCCTGATCGAAGCGCTGGGGATGATGTTGATCGCACAGGGGCATCGCATCGCGATTCTCGCGGTCGACCCCAGTTCACAGATTTCCGGTGGCTCAATCCTCGGCGATAAAACCCGTATGGAACTACTGTCCCGCGAAAAGAACGCCTTTATCCGTCCCTCCCCCAGCAGCGGCACCCTTGGCGGCGTCGCGCGTAAAACCCGTGAAACCATGCTGCTCTGTGAAGCCGCCGGGTACGATATCATCATCGTCGAAACCGTCGGGGTCGGTCAGTCGGAGATTACCGTCGCTTCAATGGTCGACTTTTTCCTGCTGTTGCAGCTCAGCAATGCCGGGGATGAACTGCAGGGGATCAAAAAAGGGGTGATGGAGATCGCCGACGCGATTCTGATCAACAAGGCCGAAGGCGAAAACCGCCCGCGCGCCGAACTCGCCCGTCAGCAGTACGAAAACGCCTTACATCTGCTAAAGCCCAAAAGCAAAAACTGGCAGGTTCCGGCCCTGATGTGCAGCGCCCTCCACAACCAGGGAATTCAGGAAATCTGGTGGACAATCACCAATTTCACCGAGACCCTGAAGCAGAGCGGCGAGTTTGATGAAAAACGCCGCCTGCAGGCTCACGACTGGATGTGGACCCTGGTCATCGACGATCTCAAAGATCTCTTCACCCGCGACACAGCCGTAGCTGCGCTACTGCCTCGCTTGCAGGCTGGCGTCGGTCAAGGCACGACAACCCCCAGCGGCGCAGCCAGGCGGCTCATTGCGGCTTTCCGCAGAAACCTCTAA
- the mce gene encoding methylmalonyl-CoA epimerase, with translation MTKKINHIGIAVKNLETAVPFYRDTLGMTFEGTEEVTEQKVRVAFLKIGESRIELLEPTSADSPVTKFLEKNGEGIHHIAYEVDNLAATLLELQQKDVRLIDQTPRTGAHGASIAFIHPKASGGVLTELCQSARH, from the coding sequence ATGACCAAAAAAATTAACCACATCGGTATTGCAGTAAAAAACCTCGAAACGGCTGTCCCCTTTTATCGCGACACTCTGGGGATGACCTTCGAAGGAACCGAAGAAGTGACAGAACAGAAAGTACGTGTCGCATTTCTTAAAATCGGAGAGAGTCGCATCGAATTACTGGAGCCGACCTCAGCTGACTCGCCGGTGACCAAGTTTTTAGAAAAGAATGGCGAAGGGATTCACCATATCGCCTACGAGGTCGACAACTTGGCCGCCACGCTTCTTGAACTGCAGCAGAAGGACGTACGCTTGATCGACCAAACCCCGCGCACCGGGGCGCACGGTGCAAGCATTGCCTTTATTCACCCTAAAGCCAGTGGCGGGGTGTTAACTGAACTCTGCCAATCAGCTCGGCACTGA
- a CDS encoding TlpA family protein disulfide reductase: MKFCFLLISMLITIGCANPALALLNAGDTAPDFNAQTLDGHEVSLSSFKGKLLLIELGTTWCPACNELAHQIEKIRPFLKKKGVTFISAYLADSAASIKSHLKDEGLKAADETMIDDGEARTSYSIFTIPRLLLIDKDFKIVFDEMMLDSSQLKQRIDAHLQGRS, translated from the coding sequence ATGAAATTTTGTTTTCTACTCATATCGATGCTTATCACCATCGGTTGTGCAAACCCGGCCCTCGCACTTCTGAATGCCGGCGATACTGCTCCTGATTTCAACGCGCAGACCCTTGATGGCCATGAGGTTTCTCTCAGCAGCTTTAAAGGAAAACTCCTCCTGATTGAGCTGGGGACCACCTGGTGCCCAGCATGTAACGAGTTGGCGCACCAGATTGAAAAAATACGGCCGTTCCTCAAAAAAAAGGGTGTGACTTTTATCTCGGCCTACCTCGCAGACTCCGCTGCCAGCATCAAGTCACACCTGAAAGACGAGGGTCTCAAAGCAGCAGATGAGACTATGATCGACGACGGTGAGGCGCGCACCAGCTACAGCATATTTACCATCCCGCGCCTGCTGTTGATCGACAAAGATTTCAAAATTGTTTTCGATGAAATGATGCTCGACAGCAGTCAACTAAAACAAAGGATCGATGCTCATCTTCAAGGCAGGAGCTGA